From the genome of Candidatus Rhodoluna planktonica:
CTTGCCGTTGTCGATTGTTGCGTATTCATATTCGGTGCCATCCATTGGCACGTGGTTATCTGGACCGGTCATGGTCTCTCCTCTTTATTGCGTAAATTGCGCGAAAATGCGCGCGCACGAAAATGGCAAGTAATGCCCGTTATTTTGAGGGATGCCCTGGTCTGCAGTAATAAAGCTTGAGCAGTTGATCAAGATCTACAACCGAAGACCAGCAAACCTGCCGTCTCGTACTTTTTTAGGTTAGCAGAGCATCGGCAATTCGCCTAGGAATGTCGGGTAATAGAAAACCCCGCCGAAGCGGGGTTTTCAAAAAATCAAATTAGCGACGAAGGCCTAGGCGCTCGATTAGTGCGCGGTAACGAGCGATGTCGACACCCTGAAGGTAGCCGAGCAAACGGCGACGCTGACCAACCAAGATTAGAAGACCACGACGGCTGTGGTGGTCGTGCTTGTGGCTCTTTAGGTGCTCGGTTAGGTCTTTGATGCGCTGAGTTAGAACAGCAACCTGAACTTCAGGCGAACCGGTGTCGCCTGGGTGGGTTGCGTACTCGTTGATGATTGCAGTTTTGACTGACTTGTCCAGAGACATTCGGTTCCTTTCAAAGAACTTGCTGCGCGGTGCATAAAACCCGATGTTTTAGCGCTCTTTATCCGCGGCCGATTCACGGCAACCGCTCTAGCCTAGAGCAACCGGACGAGAAACTCCAGCCCAGATTGTGAAAGTGGCTTAGCTGTCAGCTGAGTTTGACTTTTGGAGGACTACAACCAAGTAGTACAGCTGCACAGCCAAACTCGAAACAATTGCCGGCACGAACCAGAGAATTGCAGCGACCAGGCCATCGACAAATTCTTTATCGGCGACCGGATCAAGGTTTGCAAGCCGTTCTAGAAGGGTTGGATCATTAAAGTCGAGTTGCATCAGGGTAGGCAGGGCCATTACCAGGGCAAAGATGAAAAGCAACGCCGGTAGGAGCGACCAAAAAAGCACCTTGGCACTGCGGCCGGTATCGCGAATTCGACGCACGAACACGGCAAGCGAAGGCAGAAGTAGCAAGAGACTGATGAAGTCGCTTACCGGAGTGTTGGTTGAGCTGAGCACGCCTGCCGAGGCATCACCTGGAAAGAGCACCGCATCGATGGTGCCGGTGACAATTGAAACCAGAAAAGTGAATAGGACAAAGTACCAGAACTCCGGTCTGGTGGCACGTCCTGCGAATTTCGCGTATTTGTTTAGCCCGATTTTCACGGCACCGACAAAAGTAATCTTTTCCATATCGTCAGTTTAGAACCGAAAAGAAATAGGGCAGCCAAATTTGGCTGCCCTATTTTTATCACTGACGACTAGGCTCTTGGAGCAGTCGTTTCCGAACCAGAATTCATCGGTTGTAGCGGAATGTCGTTGCCATCAACATCGTGATCATGCGGCTGCCAAGGCGCAAAGTCAAACCCCTGCCCTGAGCCTTCCGAGTGGCGCACATCGGAGTGACGCTCGACCGACCGTTCACCACGATGTCCTGGCTCGCCAGGCTTGCCCAAGTGATCTTTGCCTGTTCGGTCGGGTTGGCTAAAAGCGGGACCCTCTACGTGAGCGGTGATTTGACCCAGGGCAATACCGCTGGCGAAAACACCACCAAGTGCCAGGCTTGCAGCGGCCGCTATTGCCGCGACTCGAAATCCTTTAGATCCAAAAAACTTTCGTTGCTTTTTGTCGGTTTCTAAATAGGGACTTTGCGATTCTTCACCCAGGTTGCTGCTATCAACTGTCTCGCTAGATTTCTTTGCCATGATTTTCTCTTTCTGTTAGACCCAATGTCTAAAGTGAGAATGACAGTGCTTGATGAAGGAAATCTGGGATGTCTCTGGAAGTTACCTGAATGTCAAATTACCAGCAGATGCCAAGAGCTTTGCGAACCTGATCAAGATCTTTATTGATTGCCTCGATGAGTTCTTCTTTTGAATTGAACTTCACATTTGGACGAATGAAATCGATGTATTCCAGAGAAACAACTTTGTCGTACAGGTCAAGATCGTCGCGATCTAGCACGTGTGACTCGACTAAACGTGGCACAGCCTGAAAAGTTTCATTGATACCCACCGAGTGAGCAGCTGGATAACGCTGGCCGTCAGCATAAAGCCAACCTGCGTAGACGCCATCTCGTGGCAGGTAGCCTTCTGCATCTCGGCTCATGTTCGCGGTAGGAAAGCCGATGGTGCGACCAATCTTGAGTCCGTGCTCGATTACACCGGTGGTCAGGTGTGGGCGCCCCAAAAGTTTGGCAACCTGATCCACCTCACCCTCATCGAGCAAATTTCGAATCCGCGAAGTGGAAATTGGTGCGCGCAGAGCATTTACTTTTGCCACCGATTTCACTGCAAAACCAAACTCAGAGCCAAGCTCGCGCAAAGTCGCAACTGTTCCGCTGCCGTTTGAACCAAATCGAAAATCATCGCCAACCACAACGTATTTTGTGTCAAGCGGCACCAAAACCCGTTCCACAAATTGACGAGGGCTAAGTGCCGCCAGCTCATCGTTGAATTCCAAAGTCAAAATGGCGGAAATTCCGGCCTCCGTCAGAAAATGTTCTTTCTGCGACTTACCGATGATGGGAGTGGGCGCTGCTTCTGGTGTCAGCGTTGCAGCTGGGTGGCGATCAAAGGTTATTACGGCTGGCGCCAGGCCGTGATTTTCAGCGGCTTCAACTAGTTCGTTCAATAGTGCCTGATGCCCCAAGTGCAGGGCATCAAACTTGCCAATTGCCACGGCCAGACTTGCGTAGTCACTCGGCCTATCGGCCACCGATTTCCAGTTATCCACGATTCAGCTTCACCCCATTTTTCGAAGCCACAGCAGGCCAAATATCGGAAGCAGCAGCGGGATGAAGGCGTAACCCATGCCAAAAACTGACCAGACCGAAGGATGAGCGAACAACTCTGGAACGGTCAGGCTCAAGGTGCCAACCGAAATTACTCCGAGCAGTTCGAACCAAATAGCAATTCGAGCAACTTTTGCAGCCATCGGGCCTGACCGGGCTAATGAAATGGTCGCCACTAAGTAGACCAGAGCTGAGACTAGCGATAGTGAGTAGGCAACGGGAGCCTGGTCAAACTCTCTAAAAAGCTGGTAGCTAGCTCGGGCGGTCGCAGAAACGGCAAATACCGCATAAACAGCAATTAGAACGCGCCCGACACCGAGAGAGTTATTTTTTGGCATTGCTTAAGCCTACGGCAATCAAAAATGCCGTGAATCACACACTAGCTACTGCTGGAAATCTTCGGGATTGAACGAAGGGGTTGGTAGGCCAACCGATACCAGGCGCAGGTTTTCCACCCTCAAAAATTCTGGAATTTGCACAAAATATGTGGCGGCGATAGCACCCTGCTGGTCTTGACGCAGGATAAATTTTGCAATCGCTCGCTTCAGCAAAGTTGGTTCGCCGCAGATAGCCAAATTGTGAGTGTAAACGGCCCCATATGGTGTGCTTGCAACATCTTGGCCAGCCGCGGCAGTAGGCGTCAGGCTAGGGTCGTAGCTGACTGAAACTGAATTTGCAGTTTTTTCAATCTTGAATTGAGTGGCCGCTGAACCTAAGGTGGCCGCATCCGCAATTATTGCCGATGTCGGATCGGCGCCGTCCTTAATGATGCCGACCGGGGTAAACAGCTGCTCAGCGGCCAGTGAGTAAGGCACTAGCGAGAGTGTTCCTTCAGGAAAAGAAAATAAATCGTCGGCACTGGGGTCAACCGTTTCCCAATCAGAGAAATCTAGCGACACCCCGAGGTGGTCGAGCCAGGCTTGGAAGGCGACTACATTTTGCCCACTAGCAGATTTGTTTATTTGTATCGGTGAAGCGGGTAATTCAAAGCCAGAATTTGCGGCAGTTATCTCAGGGGCAGACCAGTCAGATATTTCTCCAGCGAAAATTTTTCCAACTAGTTCAGGAGTCAGATTGACTGAGCTGCCATCAGCCGAACTGTAAACCAAAACTGCGCCATCAACTGCGAATGGCACGGTTACCGAAGGTTTACAAACCGCAAATTGCTCGGCACTGGTACCAAAGATCAAATCGGAATTTTCAAATTCGTCGGCGACTGCAGCGATGTTCATACCCGGGCAGGCCTCGCTGGCAGCAAGGGCCCAACCTGGCCCCATGTCGGTTGTTGATGCAGGAACAGAGAGCTGGGCCTCGCCTTCGATGCAGGTGTACTCCTGCTCGGCAAGTGCAGCCAAGACTTCGGGAGGCATCGGCGGCGTGCAGGCCGAGAGACCAAGGGCAACAGCGCTGGCAATAATTGCGGCGGTTACTTTGCGGATCATTCTGTTCTCTCCCAATTGGTGAAGAGCGCGGTCAAGAATGACCGCGCTCCCCCGCTATTTTTGTTACTTCTTGATTTTGGCTAGCTGCTTGGTTGCCGCAGTCTTGGCAGCACCAGAAAGTGCTACGTAGCCTGCAGGAGCAGCTGAGGAAAGCACCTGGGTGAAGAAAGCTTTCACTCCGGCAACCTTCTCGGCATCGCCAGAGATGTTGGCTACGCCGTAGACAAAGATGCTTAGGTTGTAAGCATTCTTAACCTTTTGGGCAAAGTTGATGTTTACCTGGCCGTCAGCCGGTACCCGCTGCACTGCTAGGAATGCCTTGGCTGCAGCAGCGGTAGGAGCAACATACTGGCCGTTGCCGTTTAGCAACTTTGCGAAGACAAGGTCTTTTCCAACTGCATCGGCAAGATCGACATAACCGATGGTGTAAGTGGTTGAGTCAACCTTTGAAACCATTTCGGCTGAACCCGGAACTGAAACACCTACGACTGAGGCTGAGCCTGAAGCCTTGGTGAAGTCCGAGCTGGTGGTCCAACCGGCAACTTTGTTGTCGGTTAGGTACTCGGTTAGGTTGAAAGTGGTACCCGAACCAGCGGCTCGGAAGACTACCTGAATCTTCTTGGCAGGCAATTTTTTACCCTTGTTGATTCGAGCAATTCGAGCATCGTTCCAGTCAGTGATGGTGCCGTTGAAAATCTGACCTAGAACAGTTGGGGTCAACTGAAGGCCCTGACCAACGGTTGGCAAGTTGTAAACCAAAGCGATTGGACCGCCGAACATTGGAGAAGTGACAACGTTGGTAGGCACGCTCTCGCCAGCAGCCTTGTAGGTTGCGTCTGAGAATGCAAAGTCGACCTTGCCGTCTTTGACGTTGGTGCGGCCTTTGCCAGACGAGCTCTTGGTGTAGTTTGCCTGAGCGCCACCCTTAGCGTTGAATTTAGCCTCTACGTTCTTTACATAGGTGTTAGCAAAAGATGAACCTTCGCCAGTTAGTGCTACACCGGCAGCAGAAGCTGGAGCAGCGAATGCTACTGAAACTGCAACTGCAGCTGTGGCTACGATGCCGATTACTTTACGAAACATTATGTTTCTTCTCCTTGTTGTTAATTCGGTTTTCCGACATTTCTAAGTAGATAGAAACCTGGTGAACGAATCTTGTGTTCTTGCTAAAGACCGGCGGAAGTTTGAGTGAACAGCAGTTGAACTGGTTAGCCGAAATGCCCGTTGACATAGTCGTTGGTTCGTGGGTCAACCGGCTGATCAAATACCTGTTCGGTGGCACCGAATTCAACCACGTGACCCGGGTTGCCATCTTCTGCCAAGAAAAACGCGGTTTGGTGCGAAACTCGTTGAGCCTGCTGCATGTTGTGCGTAACGATTACGATGGTCATGCTTTCTGATAGCTCTTCAATGGTTTCCTCAATACGTCTGGTTGAACCTGGGTCCAGTGCCGAGCAGGGCTCATCCATTAGAAGCACCTCGGGGTTCATCGCCAAAGAACGCGCAATGCAAAGTCGTTGCTGCTGACCTCCCGAAAGCGAAATCGCCGGATCATTGAGGCGGTCCTTAACCTCGTTCCACATAGAAGCGCGCTGCAGAGAAGTGGTTACCAATTCTTCGCCGTTTTGGATCTTGCGACCGGAGAGGTTTAGGCCAGAGAGAATGTTCTCTTTGATCGACATGGTCGGGAATGGGTTTGGCTTCTGAAAAACCATACCTACCCGCAAGCGAACGCCAACTGGATCGACTCCGTCGGCATAGATGTCTTCGCCATCGAGGTAAACCGAGCCAGCCAAGCCTGCTCCAGGAATAAGTTCGTGCATGCGATTAAGGGTGCGTAAAAAAGTTGACTTGCCGCAGCCAGAGGGGCCAATTAGCGCGGTGACTTTGTTGGCCGGAAAATTCAGGTTGACATTACTGAGGACGTGACGCTCGCCAAACCAGACGTTTACGTCTTCTGAATAGAGACTGGTTGCTAGTGCTGTGGTTGACATGAGTTACTTTCTCTTAGTAGTCATCTTGTTGCGAGTAAGGATGCGTGCCGCGGTAAACAACACACCGACCAGAAGAACAATCACCAGCGCCGCGCCCCAGGCACGTTGAACGCTCTGGATTGCCGGGTTTGAGATGTAGCTGTAAAGGTAGGTCGGCAAAGTTGACATCGGACCCTCGAAAACATTGAACGAGGTCGTGGATGCCGCAAAAGTGGTTAGCAGCAGCGGCGCCGTTTCGCCGATAATGCGAGCAATACCCAGCAGAATTGCGGTCACCAATCCGCTTTTCGCAGCCGGCATGACTACTTGAAAAAAGGCTCGGTAGTTTGGTGCGCCGAGGCCGACAGCAGCCCAGCGAAGATCACCCGGCACCAATCGAAGTGACTCTTCGGCAATTCTGGTCACGGTTGGCAACATCAGCGGCAAAAGGGCCAGAGAGCCGGCCCAGCCCGCATACTGGGTCACCCCGGTTGAAATGAACGCCGCAAAAACAAATAGACCAGCGACAACGGATGGCAAGCCTGACATTGACTGAACCAGAGTGCGCACCAGGCTGCGGGTCTTGCCGCGGGTCTCAGTGAGGTAAACCGCGATCAAAATTCCGAGCGGCACAGTGAAAATCGTAGTTAGGCCCACAATCAGCACGGTGCCCAATATGGAGTGCCCCACACCTCCGTACTCAAGCGAAGTCGTCGTCGAAATGTAGACGTTATTTTGAGTCAGGAATTGCACGCTGAGGGTGCCCAGACCGTTGCTGATGACCGACCAAAGCACCGAGAACAAAAGGGCCAACACCAAGACGGTGAAAAATATGGTGAAGATCATCAGCAAGCCATCGCTTCGGCCACGCTTGCCATGAAGGATAGTGCCGATAATCAGAATTGCCACAATTTGCACCGGCAGAAAAACCACGAGTAGCGCCAACTCAATTCGCAGGCCTAAAAAGAAAGCTGCTGCACCAATCAGCGCTGGGACAGTCGAAGCCAAAATGATAAGCAAGTTTGACTTCGGGTTAACCTTGGCCCAGGGTGCTGCGTTAGCGGGGCGTGCAAGCGGAGTCAGGGATGGGGCGGCCATTAGTTCTTTCTCCAAGGTTGAGCTTTATTTACGATCCAGGATGCGATCACGTTGATAATCAAAGTCATCACAAACAGCACAAGACCTGCGGCCATTAGTGCGCTGATTTCGGCCTGTGTCGCCTCGCCGAACCGCGCCAAAATGTGCGAGGCGATAGAACCTCCGCGCTGTTCCAAGATGCTGAACCAGTTGGTTTCAAAAACTAGATTTAGCACGAAGAAAATTGCAACTGTTTCGCCCAAGGCACGGCCCAATCCCAGTAAAACTCCACCGACGACACCGCCGGATGCTGTTGGCAGAATTACCTGACGAAAAATGGTGGCCGAGGAGCCGCCCAGTCCCTTGGCTGCGTTGATGAGGTCTTTATCGATTTGGCTAAAAATCTCTCGCGAAATCGAAGCAATAATCGGCACAATCATGATTCCGACAATCCAACCTGCGATAAACGGCGAGGCGACAAAACCCTCAGTGTTGTTCTCGAAGATTGGAATCCAACCAAAGTATTGATTGAGCAATTCGCCCCAGCCAGCAGCGATCGGGGTAAAGACCGCAAACCCCCAAAGCCCCAGCACCACCGATGGCAGCGAGGCCAGCAGATCGATCAGCACGGTAGCTGTTTTTGCAATTGGCCTAGCCGCCAAAAATTCAATGAAGTAGGCAACCGCGATTGCCATCGGCACTGCAATCAGCACTCCGAGAGCCGAAATTAGAAAAGATCCCCACAGCATCGGCCAAATTTGAAAGACCGGCTTTTCGGCAGTCGCATCCCAGTTACTGCCAAAGACAAAGTCGATACCCTGAGTCTCCAGCGCCGGCCAAGAGCGATAAACCAGAAAGACCAGGATGAGCGCGACTAACGCGATTGAAAAATTGGCTGCGGTTGCTGCAACCCGATAGAAAATTTTGTCACCCAAACTGGATGGCTTTGTGACTAACTTGCGTCTAGCTGGAATCGCTTTCGACGAAGAATCTCGCTGGTCAATCTGGGACATGCCCCAATCCTGAATCGGATGGGTGAAATCAACCTTGTTTCTAAGTTAACGTGAGGTGAATTCAATACCTAAATTTGTGAGCCGGTCCAGATCTGCCACATGCGTACCAGCATGACCGCCACAGTGAGTGAGCCGACCCCAAGAACAACAGTTGACCAACGTCCGCGCTCAATTAGAGCCCAAAAAACTGCGCCAACCGGCACCATTAGCGCGACTATCAGATAGGCAAAAAACTCAACTGTGTCTTGCTTAGCGACAAAACCGAGGAAAACCATCGATATGCTAACCGCAAGCTGAATCACCAGACCTAGTTCGACTACCGCAGATAGCGCAACCGTGAAACCGCTCGGAATTCTGCCGATCAACCCAAAAATCAGCGCGACTAGACCAGCAGCGACCGCGACCCAAAGTTGTAATTGATAAAACCAATCAATCATTTATTGCCTCCGCAAACACCACAGCTGACTTGAGATTTGCACCAACCGGTTCAAGTATTGCTACCAGCCGGTCATTTGAGTCAAAGGCAGCTATCGACTCAGTGCTGCAGATGCGATTAGCGATGCGCTTGCCATGGACCAAATCTTGTTTTTCGGCAGCAGAAAGCTGGATCTCAGGAAATATCTCTCGAGCTGCCTGGGCGTTTGGCATGATTGCAGTCGCCGAGAAATCTTGATCAAAGCGATAGGCGTCGCTAACCCGATAGCCGCCAACCCTAGTTCGACGAAGCGCACTCAAGTGTCCGCCAACACCTAGAGCAGCACCCAAGTCTCTGGCCAGGGCCCGAATGTAGGTTCCTGAAGAGCAGTCGACAACTACATCAATTTCTAAAAAACTATTTCCAGCAACTTCAACCCATCGAGGTTGAGCCAGCAACTCAAAGCGCTCTACCGTTACCGGCCTAGAGGCTAGTTCGACTGCCTCTCCCCCGCGCACTTTGGCGTAGGCCCGTTGACCGTCAATTTTTATTGCCGAGACCGAAGAGGGTACCTGCATTACTTCGCCGGTAAGTTTTGCCACTTCGAGCAAAATCTGCGATTCACTCAGCGACTCAAGTGTTTCTTTTGGTGCGATTGCCAAAAAATCAGATTCGCGGTCGTCGGTAACAGTGCTCGCACCTAACCTGATTGTGGCCTCGTAAGTCTTATCGGCTCCGACGATAAAAGTCAGTAACCTTGTTGCCGATTCAATCCCGAGCACCAGTAAGCCGGTTGCCATCGGATCGAGTGTGCCGGCGTGACCAACTTTTCTGGTTCCAACCAAGCGCCGCACTTTAGCGACAACGTCGTGGCTGGTCATCCCCTCGGGCTTATCAACCAATAGCAAGCCAGATTGCAAGGACTAATCCTCGTCGTCGATTTTTTTCGGCTCGCGGTAAGGATTCTCTTCGCCCGCGTAGGCGGCCTTTTCAGCAATTTTGTGCAGTTCTTCGTCTCTGGCCTTGGCTTCAGCCAATAGCTCGTTGAGCTGTGAGGCTACCTCGGGGACTTCATCGACAACAAACTCAATCGTTGGGGTGAGCCTGATTGATAAACCATGACCCACCTCGCGACGGATAAGACCCTTGTTCTTTTCGATGATTTCAGAACTGCGCTTTTTCTCTGACTCGTCACCGAAAACGGTGTAGTAGATGGTCGCGTGCTGGAGGTCAGCTGTGACCTTCACCTCAGTGATTGTCACAAAACCTAGATCTGGGTCTTTCACCGCCTTTTCAAGAGCGGTGGCAACCAAAACCTTGATTCTTTCGGCTAACTTCCGAGCACGCGCTGCATCTGCCATTTTTTTCCTTATGCCCGAGGCTTCTCGCGCATTTCGAAGGTCTCGATAATGTCTTCGATCTGAATGTCATTGAACGAGCTGAGCCCGATACCACACTCGTAGTCGGTCTTGACTTCGGTGGCGTCATCCTTGAATCGCTTCAACGAATCGACCTTGAGGTTATCAGCGATGACCTTACCGTCGCGCAATACGCGAGCCGAGGCATTTCGCTTGATGCTTCCCGAGCGAACAATCGAACCAGCGATGGTTCCAACCTTCGAGGACTTGAAGATTTCGCGAACTTCAGCAGTACCGGTCTGGACCTCTTCGTACTCAGGCTTGAGCATGCCCTTGAGTGCATTCTCGATGTCTTCGAGGGCAGCGTAAATAACCGAGTAGTGACGAATGTCAACACCTTCGCGGTCGGCACGCTCTTTGGCTTTGTTGTCTGGTTTGACGTTGAAGCCAATAATGATTGCGCTGTCGACGGTAGCAAGGTTGACGTCTGACTCGGTAATTGCACCGACACCACGGTGGATGATTCGCAACTGGACAGAGTCGTCGACTTCGATTTTGAGCAACGAGTCTTCGAGGGCTTCAACCGCACCAGAAACGTCACCCTTGATGATGAGGTTGAGTGCTTCAACCTTGCCGTCTTCGAGAGCCTTGGTGAAGTCTTCGAGGCTGACACGCTTACGAGTCTTGGCCAACAAGGCGTTTCGATCGGCTGCTTCACGCTTTTCCGCGATTTGACGAGCTTGACGCTCATCATCGGTGACCACGAAGGTATCACCAGCGCGAGGCACTGACTGAAGACCGAGAACCTGGACCGGGCGACTTGGCTCTGCGGCTTCGACCGGGTTGCCGTTTTCGTCAAACATGGCGCGGACTCGACCGTGAGCCGCACCGGCGACAATCGAATCTCCAACATGCAGCGTTCCGGATTGGATAAGAACGGTGGCAACCGAACCGCGACCCTTGTCTAGGTTGGCTTCGATGGCAACACCGCGAGCATCCTTGTTCGGGTTGGCTCGCATATCAAGCGCAGCGTCTGCGGTTAGTAGAACGGCGTCGAGCAAATCTTTGATGCCCTTACCGGTCAGCGCGGAGACATCAACAAACATGACATCGCCACCGTACTCTTCAGCAACCAAGTTGAACTCGGTAAGTTGCTGACGAATTTTGGCCGGGTTGGCAGCCTCTTTATCAACCTTGTTAACCGCGACCACAATTGGCACACCGGCCGATTGAGCGTGGTTCAAAGCCTCGATAGTCTGCGGCATTACACCGTCATCGGCGGCAACAACCAAGATGGCAACGTCGGTTACCTGAGCACCACGGGCACGCATGGCGGTAAACGCTTCGTGACCCGGAGTATCGATAAAGGTAATTGCGCGATCGACACCGTCGTGCTCGACGTGCACCTGGTAGGCACCGATGTGCTGGGTAATACCGCCGGCTTCGCCAGCAATTACGTTCGAGTTACGAATGCTGTCAAGCAAGCGAGTTTTACCGTGGTCAACGTGACCCATAACTGTGACCACAGGTGGTCTCGAGACTAGGTCTGCGTCGTCATCGTCGTAGTCGGTTGAGACGTCTAGACCGAAACCTTCAAACAGTTCGCGCTCTTCATCTTCTGGAGAAACAACCTCGACTTTGTAGCCGAGTTCTTCACCCAAAATTTGGAAAGTCTCTTCATCGAGAGATGCAGTTGCAGTGGTCATCTGACCGAGGTGGAATAGCACCGTGATCAACTGACCAGCATTGGCATCAATCTTGTCGGCGAAGTCTTGAATTGAAGCACCGCGGCGAAGACGCAAGACAGTCGAGCCGTCACCGCGTGGAACTACTGCACCACCAAGCGATGGTGCATTGCTTCTCTGTTCGAATTCTTC
Proteins encoded in this window:
- the rpsO gene encoding 30S ribosomal protein S15, with product MSLDKSVKTAIINEYATHPGDTGSPEVQVAVLTQRIKDLTEHLKSHKHDHHSRRGLLILVGQRRRLLGYLQGVDIARYRALIERLGLRR
- a CDS encoding DUF805 domain-containing protein, whose amino-acid sequence is MEKITFVGAVKIGLNKYAKFAGRATRPEFWYFVLFTFLVSIVTGTIDAVLFPGDASAGVLSSTNTPVSDFISLLLLLPSLAVFVRRIRDTGRSAKVLFWSLLPALLFIFALVMALPTLMQLDFNDPTLLERLANLDPVADKEFVDGLVAAILWFVPAIVSSLAVQLYYLVVVLQKSNSADS
- a CDS encoding bifunctional riboflavin kinase/FAD synthetase, which translates into the protein MDNWKSVADRPSDYASLAVAIGKFDALHLGHQALLNELVEAAENHGLAPAVITFDRHPAATLTPEAAPTPIIGKSQKEHFLTEAGISAILTLEFNDELAALSPRQFVERVLVPLDTKYVVVGDDFRFGSNGSGTVATLRELGSEFGFAVKSVAKVNALRAPISTSRIRNLLDEGEVDQVAKLLGRPHLTTGVIEHGLKIGRTIGFPTANMSRDAEGYLPRDGVYAGWLYADGQRYPAAHSVGINETFQAVPRLVESHVLDRDDLDLYDKVVSLEYIDFIRPNVKFNSKEELIEAINKDLDQVRKALGICW
- a CDS encoding substrate-binding domain-containing protein codes for the protein MIRKVTAAIIASAVALGLSACTPPMPPEVLAALAEQEYTCIEGEAQLSVPASTTDMGPGWALAASEACPGMNIAAVADEFENSDLIFGTSAEQFAVCKPSVTVPFAVDGAVLVYSSADGSSVNLTPELVGKIFAGEISDWSAPEITAANSGFELPASPIQINKSASGQNVVAFQAWLDHLGVSLDFSDWETVDPSADDLFSFPEGTLSLVPYSLAAEQLFTPVGIIKDGADPTSAIIADAATLGSAATQFKIEKTANSVSVSYDPSLTPTAAAGQDVASTPYGAVYTHNLAICGEPTLLKRAIAKFILRQDQQGAIAATYFVQIPEFLRVENLRLVSVGLPTPSFNPEDFQQ
- a CDS encoding substrate-binding domain-containing protein, which produces MFRKVIGIVATAAVAVSVAFAAPASAAGVALTGEGSSFANTYVKNVEAKFNAKGGAQANYTKSSSGKGRTNVKDGKVDFAFSDATYKAAGESVPTNVVTSPMFGGPIALVYNLPTVGQGLQLTPTVLGQIFNGTITDWNDARIARINKGKKLPAKKIQVVFRAAGSGTTFNLTEYLTDNKVAGWTTSSDFTKASGSASVVGVSVPGSAEMVSKVDSTTYTIGYVDLADAVGKDLVFAKLLNGNGQYVAPTAAAAKAFLAVQRVPADGQVNINFAQKVKNAYNLSIFVYGVANISGDAEKVAGVKAFFTQVLSSAAPAGYVALSGAAKTAATKQLAKIKK
- the pstB gene encoding phosphate ABC transporter ATP-binding protein PstB; this translates as MSTTALATSLYSEDVNVWFGERHVLSNVNLNFPANKVTALIGPSGCGKSTFLRTLNRMHELIPGAGLAGSVYLDGEDIYADGVDPVGVRLRVGMVFQKPNPFPTMSIKENILSGLNLSGRKIQNGEELVTTSLQRASMWNEVKDRLNDPAISLSGGQQQRLCIARSLAMNPEVLLMDEPCSALDPGSTRRIEETIEELSESMTIVIVTHNMQQAQRVSHQTAFFLAEDGNPGHVVEFGATEQVFDQPVDPRTNDYVNGHFG
- the pstA gene encoding phosphate ABC transporter permease PstA; translated protein: MAAPSLTPLARPANAAPWAKVNPKSNLLIILASTVPALIGAAAFFLGLRIELALLVVFLPVQIVAILIIGTILHGKRGRSDGLLMIFTIFFTVLVLALLFSVLWSVISNGLGTLSVQFLTQNNVYISTTTSLEYGGVGHSILGTVLIVGLTTIFTVPLGILIAVYLTETRGKTRSLVRTLVQSMSGLPSVVAGLFVFAAFISTGVTQYAGWAGSLALLPLMLPTVTRIAEESLRLVPGDLRWAAVGLGAPNYRAFFQVVMPAAKSGLVTAILLGIARIIGETAPLLLTTFAASTTSFNVFEGPMSTLPTYLYSYISNPAIQSVQRAWGAALVIVLLVGVLFTAARILTRNKMTTKRK
- the pstC gene encoding phosphate ABC transporter permease subunit PstC, which produces MSQIDQRDSSSKAIPARRKLVTKPSSLGDKIFYRVAATAANFSIALVALILVFLVYRSWPALETQGIDFVFGSNWDATAEKPVFQIWPMLWGSFLISALGVLIAVPMAIAVAYFIEFLAARPIAKTATVLIDLLASLPSVVLGLWGFAVFTPIAAGWGELLNQYFGWIPIFENNTEGFVASPFIAGWIVGIMIVPIIASISREIFSQIDKDLINAAKGLGGSSATIFRQVILPTASGGVVGGVLLGLGRALGETVAIFFVLNLVFETNWFSILEQRGGSIASHILARFGEATQAEISALMAAGLVLFVMTLIINVIASWIVNKAQPWRKN
- the truB gene encoding tRNA pseudouridine(55) synthase TruB, which codes for MQSGLLLVDKPEGMTSHDVVAKVRRLVGTRKVGHAGTLDPMATGLLVLGIESATRLLTFIVGADKTYEATIRLGASTVTDDRESDFLAIAPKETLESLSESQILLEVAKLTGEVMQVPSSVSAIKIDGQRAYAKVRGGEAVELASRPVTVERFELLAQPRWVEVAGNSFLEIDVVVDCSSGTYIRALARDLGAALGVGGHLSALRRTRVGGYRVSDAYRFDQDFSATAIMPNAQAAREIFPEIQLSAAEKQDLVHGKRIANRICSTESIAAFDSNDRLVAILEPVGANLKSAVVFAEAIND
- the rbfA gene encoding 30S ribosome-binding factor RbfA, yielding MADAARARKLAERIKVLVATALEKAVKDPDLGFVTITEVKVTADLQHATIYYTVFGDESEKKRSSEIIEKNKGLIRREVGHGLSIRLTPTIEFVVDEVPEVASQLNELLAEAKARDEELHKIAEKAAYAGEENPYREPKKIDDED